From a region of the Tiliqua scincoides isolate rTilSci1 chromosome 4, rTilSci1.hap2, whole genome shotgun sequence genome:
- the CEBPB gene encoding CCAAT/enhancer-binding protein beta: MQRLVTWDQACLPIQPPAFKSMEVANFYYEADCLAALSKLHPRVAGGRALTELSVGDHERAIDFSPYLEQHQQAPQQQHQQQQPPPPSAAAGGNFEPACGGGGQDFLSDLFSEQDYKGGSKKQPPQPDYAYISLGGRHSHKAAPLLGCFPPQMVETKVEPVFEHLDSCKGPRKEDGGGGAGPGLGGMSSPYGSTARSYLGYQSVPSGSSGNLSTASSSSPPGTPNPSDSSKSASAGGGGGGSGGAYPAGPGGGGKNKSKKCVDKHSDEYKIRRERNNIAVRKSRDKAKMRNLETQHKVLELTAENERLQKKVEQLSRELSTLRNLFKQLPEPLLASSGHC; the protein is encoded by the coding sequence ATGCAACGCCTGGTGACCTGGGACCAGGCATGCCTCCCCATCCAGCCGCCGGCCTTTAAATCCATGGAAGTGGCCAACTTCTACTACGAGGCGGACTGTCTGGCTGCGCTGAGCAAGCTGCACCCGCGGGTGGCGGGGGGCCGCGCCCTGACCGAGCTCAGCGTGGGGGACCACGAGCGCGCCATCGACTtcagcccttacctggagcagcaccagcaggcgccgcagcagcagcaccagcagcagcagccgccgcctccTTCCGCGGCAGCAGGGGGCAACTTTGAGCCTGcgtgcggcggcggcggccaaGATTTCCTCTCCGACCTCTTCTCCGAGCAGGACTATAAAGGCGGCAGCAAGAAGCAGCCGCCGCAGCCCGACTACGCGTACATTAGCCTGGGCGGCAGGCACAGCCACAAGGCCGCGCCGCTGCTGGGCTGCTTCCCGCCGCAGATGGTGGAGACCAAGGTGGAGCCGGTCTTTGAGCACCTGGACTCGTGCAAGGGGCCCCGCAAGGAGGACGGCGGCgggggggccgggccgggcctggGGGGCATGAGCTCGCCCTACGGCAGCACGGCGCGCTCCTACCTGGGCTACCAGTCCGTGCCCAGCGGCAGCAGCGGCAACCTCTCCACGGCGTCCTCCTCTAGCCCGCCGGGGACCCCCAACCCGTCCGATTCCTCGAAGTCGGCCTCGgccgggggaggaggaggaggcagcggcggcgCCTACCCGGCAGGCCCCGGCGGCGGAGGCAAGAACAAGTCCAAGAAGTGCGTGGACAAGCACAGCGACGAGTACAAGATCCGGCGCGAGAGGAACAACATCGCCGTGCGCAAGAGCCGCGACAAAGCCAAGATGCGCAACCTGGAGACGCAGCACAAGGTCTTGGAACTGACGGCCGAGAACGAGCGGCTGCAGAAGAAGGTGGAGCAGCTCTCCCGGGAGCTCAGCACCCTCCGGAACTTGTTCAAACAGCTGCCCGAGCCGCTCCTCGCCTCGTCCGGACACTGCTAG